ATCACCCACGGCAACCGGTACGCCGTCGAGTTCCGAGCACTCGCGCGGGTTGGCAACGATGAGCTGGCCCACGCCGCGTGGGTGGCCAGCCTCGCCGACGAGACCCCGGAGGGTCGCTCGGTCGTCGCGCTCGCGGAGTCGGAATATGGGATCGTCGAAGATCGCCGCCAGGACGGGGATTTTGTCCCGTTCGAGGCAATCACCCGCATGTCCGGCTTCGACCTTCCCGACGGCACCGCGGTCCGCAAGGGCGCCGCCTCGACCGTCGCCGCGTGGGTGATGGAGAACGGCGGCGTTGCCGACGACGAGATCGGCGTACTCGTCGAGGCGGTCGCCGGCGCCGGTGGTACGCCGCTGGTCGTCGCCGAGCGCCGCCGCGGTGAGCCCGCACGCACGCTCGGAGTGATCTACCTCAAGGACGTCGTCAAGGACGGGATCCGCGAGCGCTTCGACGAGCTGCGTGCCATGGGGATCAAGACCGTGATGATCACCGGCGACAACCCGGTCACTGCAGCGGCAATTGCCGACGAAGCTGGCGTCGACGACTTCCTCGCCGAGGCCACACCCGAAGACAAGATGGCGCTCATCAAGCAGCATCAGGAAGGTGGCCGTCTCGTCGCCATGACGGGCGATGGCACCAACGACGCCCCCGCGCTCGCCCAAGCGGACGTCGGCGTGGCGATGAACACCGGGACGTCGGCTGCCAAAGAAGCGGGAAATATGGTCGATCTTGACAGCAACCCGACCAAGCTGATCGAGATCGTGCAGATCGGCAAGCAGCTGCTGATTACCCGCGGAGCGCTGACGACGTTTTCCATCGCCAACGACGTGGCGAAGTACTTCGCCATTATTCCGGCGATGTTTGCCGCGACCTATCCCGGACTCGACTTGCTCAACGTGATGCGGCTGCACAGCCCGCAGACCGCGATCCTGTCGGCGGTCATCTTCAACGCGCTCATCATTGTCGCGCTCGTGCCACTGGCGCTGCGCGGCGTGAAGTACCGAGTCGGTTCCGCATCGTCGATGCTGCGACGCAACCTGCTCGTCTACGGCCTCGGTGGCCTGATCACGCCGTTTATCGCCATCAAGCTCATCGACCTGGTCCTGTCCCTCATCCCCGCTCTCGGCTAGGAGCTGTCATGTCCATGCTCATCAAGCATCTCGGTATCGGCGTTCGGGCGGTCGCCGTACTCACGGTGATCTTCGGCATCGCCTACCCGCTGGCGATGTGGGGAATCGGCTCGCTGCTGAACCGCGACGGAACAGCAGGCTCGATCATCTCCGTCGATGGCCAGCAGGTAGCCAGCGCGCTCATCGCTCAGGACACCAGCGGACCTCAGTGGTTCCACCCGCGACCGTCCGCGGCCGGCGACGGCTACGACACGACCGCGTCTGGCGGCAGCAACCTGGGCACGGGCAGCGACGAGCTGCTCGCGTTGGTCGAGGAGCGCAAGCAGGCCGTTGCCGATGAAGAAGGCGTTACGCCGCAGGAGGTCCCGGCCGATGCCGTCACCGCGAGCGCCAGCGGACTCGATCCGCACATCTCCCCCGAGTACGCCGATCTGCAGGTGCCGCGCGTCGCCGCTCAGAACGGGCTGTCGGAAGTGGACGTGCGCAAGCTGGTCGCGGAGAACTCCTCCGGCGGTGTGATCTCGCCGAAGGTCGTCAACGTGGTCACCCTCAACGTCGCGATCTCTGAGAAAGTGAACGGGTAGCCGTATCGGAAGGAATCCATGACCGAAACCTCGAGGCCCGGGACGCTGCGCGTCTACCTCGGTGCGGCTCCCGGCGTGGGCAAGACCTACGCGATGCTCAACGAGGGTCGGCGGCGGCGCGATCGTGGCACCGACGTAGTCGTCGGGTACGTCGAGACGCATGGCAGAGCCAAGACGGCCGACGCTGCAGCGGGTTTCGAGGTGGTGCCGCGCACGTCGCTGACCTACCGCGACGCCGCGCTGGAGGAGATGGATACCGACGCGATCATCGCGCGCCACCCTCAGGTTGCGTTGATCGACGAGCTCGCGCACAGCAACGCACCCGGCTCACGCAATCCCAAGCGGTGGCAGGACGTCGAGCAGATCCTCGCGGCCGGGATCGACGTCATCACCACCCTCAACGTCCAGCACCTGGAGTCGCTCGGCGACGTCGTCACCACGATCACCGGAACCCGCCAGCGCGAGACGGTCCCGGACGCCGTCGTACGCCGAGCCGCCCAGATCGAGCTCGTCGACATGTCGCCGGAGGCGCTGCGACGTCGGATGGCGCACGGCAATATCTACCGCCCCGAACGCATTGACGCGGCGCTTGCCAACTACTTCCGGGTCGGCAACCTCACCGCGTTGCGCGAACTTGCCCTGCTGTGGCTGGCCGATCGCGTCGACGAGGTGCTTCAGCGCTACCGCACCGACCACAACATCGACTCGGCCTGGCCGGCCCGCGAGCGGATCGTGGTCGCGGTGACACCCGACGAGTTCAGCCAGAGCCTGATCCGCCGCGGCGCGCGAATCGCCGCGCGGGCGTCGGCGACTGAGCTCATGGTCGTCTTCGTGCAGGTCGGTGACGGTGTGCGCCGGTCATCGCCCCTGCAGATCGAGCAGCTACGTCAGATCACCGAGGCGCTCGGCGGCACGTTCCACGAGGTTGTCGGCGACGACGTCGCGGAGGCGCTGCTGTCGTTTGCCCGGGGCGCCAACGCCTCGCAGATCGTGATCGGTACGTCGCGGCGCAACCGGATCGCCTCCGCGCTCTCACCGGGCGTGGGTGACGCGGTCGTGCGCGATGCCGGGCAGATCGACGTGCACACCGTCTCACGCCCTCCCACCACGAACCGAGCGCGCCGCGCGAGCCCTCCTCGACTGGGCCGCACCCGACGGCTGTGGGGGTGGGTCCTCGGCATTGCGCTCCCGGTGTTGCTGACCGGCGTACTCGCGGTGACTCGCAACGGGCACGAGTTCACCACGGACGTGCTGCTCTATCTGCTCGTCGTCGTACTCGTTGCCATCGTCGGTGGGCGGTGGCCAGCCGTTGCCGCTGCCGTGCTGGGCAGCCAGCTGCTGAACTACTTCTTCACTCCCCCGCTCTACACGTTGAGCATCGCGGGGTCATCCAACATCATCGCGCTCGCGGTGTTTCTCATTGTCGCGGTCGCGGTGGCGGCGGTGGTCGACCAGGCGGCGCGCACAAGGCGCCAGGCGCAGATCGCCCAAGGGCGCGCCGACACCCTCAGTTCGCTGGCGCGGCAGGTGCTGCGCGGCCAAGGCGGCACCACCCGGCTGCTGGAGACGATGCGTGAGTCGCTTGAGCTCGACGAAGTGCACCTGGACGTGCGAGAAGCGTCCGCCGCGAGGCAAGACATGACCTGGCAGACCGTCGCGTCTGCCGGGCCGGTTGGCCATGGGCAGCCTGACGTGATTCAGGCCGGTGACACAGTGCGCCTGGTCTTCAGTGGGCCGTCGGTGGCGGCGCACGACCGGCAGGTGTTGGAGGCCTACGCCTCGCACGCGGCTGCCCTGCACGAGCACGAACGACTGCTCGCGGATGCAACCGAGGCCCGAGCTGCCGCTGCGGGCAACCAGATGCGGCTGTCGGTGCTCGCCGCCGTATCCCATGATCTGCGTACGCCGATCGCCACGATCAAGGCCGCCGCTGGGACGCTTCGCCATCCTGGCCCGCACCTGGACGATGGCGATCGCGCCGAGCTGCTCGAGGACATCGACGTCTCGGCCGACAATCTCGCCGGGCTCGTGGGTAACCTGCTCGACATGAGCCGGCTGCAGACCGGCTCCCTGCGTCCGCTGATCCGGCCGAGCAACATCGACGCCGTCGTACTCGCCGCTCTGCGCCAGATCCCCGGCTCCGACGCCGTTGAGGTCGACATCGCCGAAGACCTCCCCGCGGTCGACACCGACCCCGGGCTGCTGGAGAGGGTCGTTGCCAACGTCGTCCACAACGCGCTGCAGTACGCCGCCGGCAGCCACATCGCGATCCGCGCGAGCGTGATCGGCACCCGCGCCGAGATCCGAGTCTCCGACGGCGGGCCCGGCGTACCCGACGCACGCAAGGCGGACCTGTTTGCCGCGTTCTGGCGCCTCGACGATGCGCCGAGCGGGTCCGGGCTGGGCCTGGGGCTCGCGGTAGCGTCCGGGTTCATGACAGCGATGGACGGCGACCTCATTGCCGAGGACACCCCGGGAGGCGGGCTCACGATGGTGCTGCAGCTGCCGGTATGCGCCGCCGGGTCGGAGGCCGAATGCGCGTCCTGATCATCGAGGACGAGGTGCCATTGCGGCGCGCGCTCGGCATCAACCTGCGCAGCAATGGCTACGACGTGCTGCTGGCCGCGAATGGCGCAGAAGGCCTGGCACATGCGGCATCCGAGCATCCCGACGCCGTCATTCTCGACCTCGGTCTGCCCGACATCGACGGCATGGAGGTGATCGAGGGCATCCGGGGGTGGAGCGGCGTACCTCTGATCGTGCTGTCGGCACGGCATACCTCGCAGGAGAAGGTGCGGGCTCTCGATGCCGGGGCTGACGACTATCTTACGAAGCCGTTCAACATGGACGAGCTGCTCGCGCGAGTACGGGTCGCCGTACGCCGCGCCCCTGCCGCCGGAACCGAGTCCACGGTCCGCACCGCCGACTTCGAGATCGACCTAGCGGCTAAGCAGGTGATCCGCGACGGGACGTCGGTGCGCCTCACGCCGACCGAGTGGGCGATCGTCGAAACGCTCGTGCGGCACCCGCGCGAGCTGGTGAGCCAACGTCAGCTGCTGCTGGACGTGTGGGGTCCGGCGTACTCGTCGGAAACTAACTACCTGCGGGTGTATCTCACGCACGTGCGCCGCAAGCTCGAGCCCGACCCCCGGCGTCCGCGGTACTTCATCACCGAGCCCGGAATGGGCTACCGCTTCGAGCCCTGAGTTCCGCCTCTCGCGTTTTCGGTGGTTGAGCCGGCGCGAGCCCCCTGGCCACGGCCCGTCACCTATCTCGGTGGTTGAGCAGTGAGGAGCGCCAGCGACGAACGTCCGTCGAAACCACACCGCGAGCTCCCCTGCCAAGGTGGCCACGCGGGCGTGCCAGTCCGTCGGCGAAGGTGGGTCCTCCCTCGGGCATATCCAGCCTCGCTCGTTCCTCGCTCGGCGGCCAGGCCCATCCATCCCTCGGGCGGACCCACCTTCGCCTCCTTCACGCCCCGCGAGGCGCGGTCAGACGTCTTCGGCTTCGAGGACTGCCGGATCCCAGCTGGTGATGCCGTCCTGGCCCCAGCCGCGGGAGCGTACGGCGCGTTTGGACTCGCGCTTGTAGCGGCCGACAAGCCGGTCGAGGTAGAGGTAGCCGTCGAGGTGGTCGGTCTCGTGCTGCAGGCACCGGCCGAGGAAGCCCGTGCCCTCAACGGAAACTTCGTTGCCGTCGAGATCGGTTCCGGTGACCTTGGCCCAGTCGGCGCGCGCGGTCGGGAACGCCTCACCGGGTACCGACAGGCACCCTTCCCAGTCGTCGTCGGGATCGGGCATTCCCTCAGAACGTTCGCTCGTCTCGAGCACCGGGTTGATGACGTGCCCGGTGTGCATCACACCATCTTCGTCGGGGCAGTCGTATACGAACACGCGCAGGTCGACACCGACCTGGTTCGCGGCAAGCCCGACGCCTTTAGCCGCGGCCATCGTCTCGAACATGTCGTCGATGAGAGTGCGCAGGTCGTCGTCGACCTGCTCGATCGGGCGGGTCGGCTTATGCAGGACGGGGTCGCCGACGATGACGATGGGACGGACGGTCATGGAAGGCGATGTTACTGAGGTGAGTACGCCGCCGGCCGTGCGAGTACCTCACCGTGTGGCACGAGGAACCATGCGTCGGGTTGCTCGCCCCACCGACGAAACGCCGTACTCAGCTCCTCGAGCTCGGCCTCATCGGTGATGGCGAGGGCCTGCTCGTGGAAGTTCGAGTGCAGGATGCGGTCTGCCCACAGCCCCGACCACCAGCTGACCTCGTCCGGCGATGCATAGCACCACACCGAAGCAGTCGTCTCGATCTCGGTCAAGCCGGCCTGCAACGCCCATGACTTCAAGCGCCGTCCGGCATCCGGCTCTGCGCCGATCGCGCGGGCGGTCTGCCGATAAATCGCCTGCCATCGCTGCAATCTAGGTTCGTCGGGAAACCAGGTCATGGCACCGTAGTCGGCATCGCGTACGGCGACGACACCGTCTGGCGCGCACACCCGAGCCATCTCGCGCAGGGCCGCTACCGGGTCGGTGAGGTGCTGCAGCACTTGGTGGGCGTGCACCACATCAAACTCGCCATCGGCGTACGGCAGGTCGTAGACGTCCCCGGCCTCGAACGTGGCGTTTTCCAGGCCTTCGGCGTTGGCGCGTGCCTGCTCCAGCGGCCCGGGCACCGGCTCGAGCCCGACGACCCGCCCGTCGCCCACGAGGCGGGCAAAGTCGGCCGTGATGGTGCCGGGTCCACATCCCACATCAAGGACGCTCGTACCTGGCGTGAGGTTCGCGAGCAGATACGCCGCGGAGTTTTGCGCCGTACGCCAGGTATGCGACCGCAGGACACTCTCATGGTGACCGTGCAGGTAGGTCTCGGGGATCTTGCTCATACGGTGAGCGTCCCATCGAGTGTCCATAATCTAAAACGCCGTCTCGCTATTTGGGCGCTATAATGGACCGCGTTAGCCGTACGCCCGTGGGAGGGTGGCGCCGTGCCTGACGCAATCTTCGAAAACCCCAGACTGGCGGCCGTCTACGATGCGCTCGATCCCGACCGCAGCGACCTCGACGAATACGCTCGTGTTGTTCTTGACGAGCTCGGCGCGACGCGTGTGCTCGATATCGGTTGCGGCACAGGAACTTTTGCGCTGCTGCTCGCCGCCCGCGGCCTTCAGGTGACGGGCATCGACCCCGCTACCGCATCAATCGCGGTCGCGCGCGAGAAGCCTGGCGCTGGCGCCGTGATGTGGATCGTCGGAACAACCTCCGATCTGCCCCCGCTTCAGGTCGATGCCGCGACGATGACCGCGAACGTTGCCCAGGTCTTCCTCGATGACGATGACTGGCTCGTGACGCTGCGCGCAGCGCGTTCCGCGCTGCGCCCGGGCGGGACGCTGGTCTTTGAAGCTCGGCGTCCGGAGGATCGCGCCTGGGAACGCTGGACGAAGGGAGCTAGCCGCCAGGTCGTGCCGGTGCCCGGCGTCGGCGACGTCGAAGACTGGGTGCAGGTCACCCAGGTCGATGGCGAGCTGGTGACTTTCGATTCGCCGACGATCTTCCATGCCGACGGCGAACGGATCGAGTCGACTTCAACCCTGCGCTTTCGCTCGCGCGAGGCGATCGAGCAGTCGCTCGTCGATGCCGGATTCGACGTGGCCGACGTACGCGACCTCGCCTACGCACCAGGGCGCTCCTGGCTGTATCTCGCTCGACGACCAGCGAACTGACGCGTTAGGTCTTGCTGGTTCGTGGCGCTGCTGACCGAGGCGCGCTGCCGCCAGGCCGGTGAGCCGGGCTCGCTGGCCGGCCCGGACAGCCCGGCTCGTCGTGCCGGCAGCAAGCCGAGGCCTTGTCGATCGCCGGGCGTTACGACGCCCGCCACGCCGCCGCCGCTCGGTCGCTCACCCTGCTCTGGCGAGGGTGGTGTGGACTTGGTGCCAGCGCCTGTGGGGGTCCCACCATTGGGGTCCTCGTACTTGGGGTAGGCCGTCGGTCATGCGGATGTGCCAGCCGTTGTAGCCCAGGGTGCGGTGGTGGAACCAGCACAACAGCACGCCGTTGTCGGTGTGCGTCTTACCGCCGAGGGCCCAGTCGTGGACGTGGTGGATTTCGCACCACGCTGCTGGGGTGTGGCAGCCGGGGATGACGCATTCGCGGTCGCGGGCGATGATCGCGCGGCGCTGAGCT
The nucleotide sequence above comes from Epidermidibacterium keratini. Encoded proteins:
- the kdpB gene encoding potassium-transporting ATPase subunit KdpB, whose product is MQSTLTPPQISPAAATAPDPTPQGGFGWRALLGALPLAARKFSPRTMLASPVMFVVYVGCFLTTALAIITPTLFAWSITIWLWLTVLFSNLAEAVAEGRGKAQAATLRQTRSDTTARRLGRDGTVREVAASELQLGDEVVVEAGQVIPGDGDVIEGIASVDESAITGESAPVIRESGGDRCAVTGGTRVLSDRIVVRITAKPGETFVDRMISLVEGSARQKTPNEIALSILLSSLTIIFLLAVVTLAPMAAYSGATQPIFVLVALLVCLIPTTIGALLSAIGIAGMDRLVRRNVLAMSGRAVEAAGDVGVLLLDKTGTITHGNRYAVEFRALARVGNDELAHAAWVASLADETPEGRSVVALAESEYGIVEDRRQDGDFVPFEAITRMSGFDLPDGTAVRKGAASTVAAWVMENGGVADDEIGVLVEAVAGAGGTPLVVAERRRGEPARTLGVIYLKDVVKDGIRERFDELRAMGIKTVMITGDNPVTAAAIADEAGVDDFLAEATPEDKMALIKQHQEGGRLVAMTGDGTNDAPALAQADVGVAMNTGTSAAKEAGNMVDLDSNPTKLIEIVQIGKQLLITRGALTTFSIANDVAKYFAIIPAMFAATYPGLDLLNVMRLHSPQTAILSAVIFNALIIVALVPLALRGVKYRVGSASSMLRRNLLVYGLGGLITPFIAIKLIDLVLSLIPALG
- the kdpC gene encoding K(+)-transporting ATPase subunit C, producing the protein MSMLIKHLGIGVRAVAVLTVIFGIAYPLAMWGIGSLLNRDGTAGSIISVDGQQVASALIAQDTSGPQWFHPRPSAAGDGYDTTASGGSNLGTGSDELLALVEERKQAVADEEGVTPQEVPADAVTASASGLDPHISPEYADLQVPRVAAQNGLSEVDVRKLVAENSSGGVISPKVVNVVTLNVAISEKVNG
- a CDS encoding sensor histidine kinase codes for the protein MTETSRPGTLRVYLGAAPGVGKTYAMLNEGRRRRDRGTDVVVGYVETHGRAKTADAAAGFEVVPRTSLTYRDAALEEMDTDAIIARHPQVALIDELAHSNAPGSRNPKRWQDVEQILAAGIDVITTLNVQHLESLGDVVTTITGTRQRETVPDAVVRRAAQIELVDMSPEALRRRMAHGNIYRPERIDAALANYFRVGNLTALRELALLWLADRVDEVLQRYRTDHNIDSAWPARERIVVAVTPDEFSQSLIRRGARIAARASATELMVVFVQVGDGVRRSSPLQIEQLRQITEALGGTFHEVVGDDVAEALLSFARGANASQIVIGTSRRNRIASALSPGVGDAVVRDAGQIDVHTVSRPPTTNRARRASPPRLGRTRRLWGWVLGIALPVLLTGVLAVTRNGHEFTTDVLLYLLVVVLVAIVGGRWPAVAAAVLGSQLLNYFFTPPLYTLSIAGSSNIIALAVFLIVAVAVAAVVDQAARTRRQAQIAQGRADTLSSLARQVLRGQGGTTRLLETMRESLELDEVHLDVREASAARQDMTWQTVASAGPVGHGQPDVIQAGDTVRLVFSGPSVAAHDRQVLEAYASHAAALHEHERLLADATEARAAAAGNQMRLSVLAAVSHDLRTPIATIKAAAGTLRHPGPHLDDGDRAELLEDIDVSADNLAGLVGNLLDMSRLQTGSLRPLIRPSNIDAVVLAALRQIPGSDAVEVDIAEDLPAVDTDPGLLERVVANVVHNALQYAAGSHIAIRASVIGTRAEIRVSDGGPGVPDARKADLFAAFWRLDDAPSGSGLGLGLAVASGFMTAMDGDLIAEDTPGGGLTMVLQLPVCAAGSEAECAS
- a CDS encoding response regulator, giving the protein MRVLIIEDEVPLRRALGINLRSNGYDVLLAANGAEGLAHAASEHPDAVILDLGLPDIDGMEVIEGIRGWSGVPLIVLSARHTSQEKVRALDAGADDYLTKPFNMDELLARVRVAVRRAPAAGTESTVRTADFEIDLAAKQVIRDGTSVRLTPTEWAIVETLVRHPRELVSQRQLLLDVWGPAYSSETNYLRVYLTHVRRKLEPDPRRPRYFITEPGMGYRFEP
- a CDS encoding peptide deformylase codes for the protein MTVRPIVIVGDPVLHKPTRPIEQVDDDLRTLIDDMFETMAAAKGVGLAANQVGVDLRVFVYDCPDEDGVMHTGHVINPVLETSERSEGMPDPDDDWEGCLSVPGEAFPTARADWAKVTGTDLDGNEVSVEGTGFLGRCLQHETDHLDGYLYLDRLVGRYKRESKRAVRSRGWGQDGITSWDPAVLEAEDV
- a CDS encoding methyltransferase domain-containing protein, whose translation is MSKIPETYLHGHHESVLRSHTWRTAQNSAAYLLANLTPGTSVLDVGCGPGTITADFARLVGDGRVVGLEPVPGPLEQARANAEGLENATFEAGDVYDLPYADGEFDVVHAHQVLQHLTDPVAALREMARVCAPDGVVAVRDADYGAMTWFPDEPRLQRWQAIYRQTARAIGAEPDAGRRLKSWALQAGLTEIETTASVWCYASPDEVSWWSGLWADRILHSNFHEQALAITDEAELEELSTAFRRWGEQPDAWFLVPHGEVLARPAAYSPQ
- a CDS encoding class I SAM-dependent methyltransferase — encoded protein: MPDAIFENPRLAAVYDALDPDRSDLDEYARVVLDELGATRVLDIGCGTGTFALLLAARGLQVTGIDPATASIAVAREKPGAGAVMWIVGTTSDLPPLQVDAATMTANVAQVFLDDDDWLVTLRAARSALRPGGTLVFEARRPEDRAWERWTKGASRQVVPVPGVGDVEDWVQVTQVDGELVTFDSPTIFHADGERIESTSTLRFRSREAIEQSLVDAGFDVADVRDLAYAPGRSWLYLARRPAN